A DNA window from Micromonospora sp. NBC_01739 contains the following coding sequences:
- a CDS encoding GAP family protein produces the protein MSVGLLLSLAGLALIDSTSIGTLFIPVWLLLAPGPVSGRRILTYLGTIAGFYFVVGLALYVGGSTLAGVLGGALDNRPVIWAQLVFGVGLLVVSFRFDGKRGSGTGRVLRWRDRVTTGDSSGRWLIGLALFAALAEVATMLPYLGALGLLGTSGLDLAAVVALLGGYCLVMVLPAMVLLGVRLAWPRLIEPVLVRLNAWILRSSGSMLGWVLGIAGFLIARDAAMRLGLFEMLANR, from the coding sequence ATGAGCGTCGGACTGCTGCTGTCGCTGGCCGGGCTGGCCCTGATCGACAGCACCAGCATCGGCACCCTGTTCATTCCGGTGTGGTTGCTGCTGGCCCCCGGCCCGGTCAGCGGTCGCCGGATCCTGACCTACCTGGGCACCATCGCCGGGTTCTACTTCGTGGTGGGGCTGGCCCTCTATGTCGGGGGCAGCACCCTGGCAGGGGTGCTGGGCGGCGCCCTGGACAATCGTCCGGTCATCTGGGCGCAGTTGGTGTTCGGGGTCGGCCTGCTGGTGGTGAGCTTCCGGTTCGACGGTAAGCGCGGCAGCGGAACGGGTCGAGTGCTGCGCTGGCGGGATCGGGTGACCACCGGTGACTCGTCGGGGCGGTGGCTGATCGGGCTGGCCCTGTTCGCCGCGTTGGCCGAGGTGGCGACCATGCTGCCGTACCTCGGTGCCCTGGGCCTGTTGGGCACCTCCGGCCTGGACCTGGCGGCGGTGGTCGCCCTGCTCGGTGGGTACTGCCTGGTCATGGTGCTGCCGGCGATGGTGTTGCTGGGGGTGCGGCTGGCCTGGCCGAGGCTGATCGAGCCGGTGCTCGTCCGGCTCAACGCCTGGATCCTCAGATCCTCCGGGAGCATGCTCGGCTGGGTCCTGGGCATCGCCGGCTTTTTGATCGCCCGGGACGCCGCGATGCGGCTGGGCCTGTTCGAAATGCTCGCTAACCGCTGA
- the fdhD gene encoding formate dehydrogenase accessory sulfurtransferase FdhD, which translates to MGRATDRRVVLRVDLDAAADRGVLTRRPDTLAAEEPLEIRVGAAGPGRRRPLSVTMRTPGADLDLALGFLFAEGLIRSAEDVSTAQLCAGTETPNTYNVVDVTLAPGVPEPTVEANRQFLTTSACGVCGKESIEAVRTRSMFEVADDPLTVPAELLAELPQRLRAGQRGFDRTGGLHAAGLFTAEGDLVVLREDVGRHNAVDKVIGWAVRERRLPLVGHVLLVSGRASFELTQKAWMAGVPLLAAVSAPSTLAVDLATEAGLTLVGFLRGRTMNVYTSPHRISA; encoded by the coding sequence GTGGGACGGGCTACTGACCGCCGCGTGGTGCTCCGCGTGGATCTCGACGCCGCAGCCGACCGGGGTGTGCTGACCCGTCGGCCGGACACCCTGGCCGCCGAGGAGCCGCTGGAGATCCGGGTAGGTGCGGCCGGGCCGGGACGCCGCCGCCCACTGTCGGTCACCATGCGTACTCCTGGCGCGGACCTGGACCTGGCACTGGGTTTCCTGTTCGCCGAGGGACTGATCCGGTCGGCGGAGGATGTGTCGACCGCGCAGTTGTGTGCCGGCACGGAGACCCCGAACACGTACAACGTGGTCGATGTGACGCTGGCACCCGGGGTGCCGGAGCCGACTGTCGAGGCCAACCGGCAGTTCCTGACCACCAGCGCCTGCGGGGTCTGCGGCAAGGAGAGCATCGAGGCGGTGCGTACCCGGTCGATGTTCGAGGTGGCCGACGACCCGCTGACCGTGCCGGCGGAACTGTTGGCCGAGTTGCCGCAGCGGCTGCGGGCCGGGCAGCGTGGCTTCGATCGGACCGGCGGGCTGCACGCCGCCGGTCTGTTCACCGCCGAGGGTGACCTGGTGGTGCTCCGCGAGGACGTGGGCCGACACAACGCGGTGGACAAGGTGATCGGCTGGGCGGTACGCGAGCGTCGGCTACCCCTGGTCGGGCACGTTCTGCTCGTCTCCGGACGGGCCAGTTTCGAGCTGACCCAGAAGGCGTGGATGGCCGGTGTGCCGCTGCTCGCGGCGGTCTCGGCGCCGAGCACCCTGGCGGTGGACCTGGCCACCGAGGCCGGACTGACCCTCGTCGGTTTCCTCCGTGGCCGCACCATGAACGTCTACACCAGCCCACACCGGATCAGCGCCTGA
- the mobA gene encoding molybdenum cofactor guanylyltransferase, producing the protein MKAYAAVVLAGGAARRMGGLDKPALPVGGVPMRERVLAAVADAAPRILVGPGPAPAGVRLTRESPPGGGPVPALAAGLALLDPEVSAVALLAADLPLLTRAAVGELLHHLDDASTSRPPVDGVCYLDQSGRRQSLCGVWRPAALRAALDRVRVRRGELAGASLRDLSTGLAVRELRWTGDGPPPWFDCDTERDLRRAEEWSR; encoded by the coding sequence GTGAAGGCGTACGCCGCGGTGGTGCTCGCCGGAGGTGCGGCCCGGCGGATGGGTGGACTGGACAAGCCGGCGCTGCCGGTCGGCGGGGTGCCGATGCGGGAGCGGGTCCTGGCGGCGGTCGCGGACGCCGCGCCTCGGATCCTCGTCGGGCCGGGACCGGCCCCGGCGGGCGTACGACTGACTCGCGAGTCGCCACCGGGCGGCGGGCCGGTGCCCGCCCTCGCGGCCGGGCTGGCCCTGCTCGACCCCGAGGTGTCGGCCGTAGCCCTGCTGGCGGCCGATCTGCCGCTGTTGACCCGGGCCGCCGTCGGTGAGCTGCTGCACCACCTCGACGACGCCTCGACCAGCCGACCACCGGTCGACGGGGTCTGTTACCTGGACCAGTCCGGGCGGCGGCAGTCGCTGTGTGGGGTGTGGCGCCCGGCGGCGCTGCGCGCGGCCCTGGACCGGGTGCGGGTACGGCGGGGCGAGTTGGCCGGAGCGTCCCTGCGGGACCTGTCTACCGGGCTCGCCGTACGCGAGCTGCGGTGGACCGGCGACGGCCCGCCGCCCTGGTTCGACTGCGACACTGAGCGGGACCTGCGGCGGGCGGAGGAGTGGTCGCGATGA
- a CDS encoding DUF6457 domain-containing protein: protein MKVLDDWLAAACAELGVDPAEVPVQSVLDLARDVAHQVVRPGAPVTAYLLGLAVGRGADPAVAATRLTELADTWPTESGDHG from the coding sequence ATGAAGGTGCTGGACGACTGGCTCGCGGCGGCCTGTGCGGAGCTGGGGGTGGATCCGGCCGAGGTGCCGGTACAGTCCGTGCTCGATCTGGCCCGGGATGTCGCCCACCAGGTGGTGCGGCCGGGGGCCCCGGTCACCGCGTACCTGCTCGGGCTGGCTGTCGGCCGGGGGGCCGATCCGGCCGTGGCAGCCACCCGGCTGACCGAGCTGGCCGACACCTGGCCGACCGAGTCAGGTGACCACGGCTGA
- a CDS encoding T3SS (YopN, CesT) and YbjN peptide-binding chaperone 1 produces MTAEHPSAPPGTPAHHESILLDEPSTADLRAKVTHAWREFARALADRLAGLPHGAHVELTLDPTASGIEEAVYSVSVDVGEDGGLTARAVGNAALPQGYRLDRAAVADMVALGWSPPGVLEGSGDQFGLHCGVSESTRLAALLSRTLRDIYGAPHPAFLVYVIVDAEGEPVPGEPLGTARSEVGTGQEIEDDLAQALAAPEDSGADSEVLELAERVRTVVSTMLRSDSDRVQVDSDGDINIRAGSAMVFVRVRDNPPLVDVFSPVLTEVEPTERLYVKLSELTNRMPIGRLYCADDTVWASIPVFGRNFQPTHLMLAVQVMTGLADELDDRLHGEFGGKRFFSEGDKPGRGEHRTGMYL; encoded by the coding sequence ATGACGGCAGAGCACCCCTCAGCACCGCCCGGTACGCCGGCACACCACGAGTCGATCCTGCTCGACGAGCCGAGCACTGCGGACCTGCGGGCCAAGGTGACCCATGCGTGGCGGGAGTTCGCCCGCGCGTTGGCCGACCGGCTGGCCGGCCTGCCGCACGGTGCCCACGTGGAGTTGACCCTCGACCCGACGGCCTCCGGCATCGAGGAGGCCGTCTACTCCGTCAGTGTCGATGTCGGCGAGGACGGCGGGTTGACCGCGCGGGCGGTGGGCAACGCGGCCCTGCCCCAGGGCTATCGGCTGGACCGGGCGGCCGTGGCAGACATGGTCGCCCTGGGTTGGTCTCCGCCCGGGGTGCTGGAGGGCTCCGGTGACCAGTTCGGCCTGCACTGCGGGGTCTCGGAGAGCACCCGGCTGGCCGCCCTGCTCTCGCGTACGCTGCGCGACATCTACGGCGCGCCGCACCCGGCCTTCCTGGTCTACGTGATCGTCGACGCCGAGGGTGAGCCGGTGCCGGGCGAGCCGTTGGGCACCGCCCGCAGTGAAGTCGGCACCGGGCAGGAGATCGAGGACGACCTGGCCCAGGCGCTGGCCGCCCCGGAGGATTCCGGTGCGGACAGTGAGGTGCTGGAGTTGGCCGAGCGGGTCCGGACGGTGGTCTCCACCATGCTCCGGTCCGACTCCGACCGGGTCCAGGTCGACTCCGACGGCGACATCAACATCCGGGCCGGTTCGGCGATGGTCTTCGTCCGGGTGCGGGACAATCCGCCGCTGGTCGACGTCTTCTCCCCGGTGCTCACCGAGGTGGAGCCGACCGAGCGGCTCTACGTCAAGCTCTCCGAGTTGACCAACCGGATGCCGATCGGCCGGCTCTACTGTGCCGACGACACCGTCTGGGCCTCTATCCCGGTCTTCGGCCGCAACTTCCAACCCACCCATCTGATGCTTGCCGTGCAGGTGATGACCGGCCTGGCGGACGAGTTGGACGACCGGCTGCACGGCGAGTTCGGCGGCAAGCGCTTCTTCAGTGAGGGGGACAAGCCGGGACGGGGCGAGCACCGCACCGGCATGTACCTGTGA
- a CDS encoding beta-propeller domain-containing protein: MTRAGKVIVAGSILITLTLLAGSTSAPAPGRPTAPVMVPVAGLVSFDSCSDALTELRAAARETVGPYGFEGGTLLSTRAAAEGRALAKGALGGSAPPDHSTTNNHEAGADEPDVVKTDGRRIVTVTGGGLRVIDPVSRRITGRLDLPGGKAGAYWGSYRLLLLGNRALVLAEGTPFVAVDRSRPGPSTEAARLFLVDLTGAPALIGTYRIEGSLLDGRLTGTTARVVIRSTPRLEFPYVPEGSDRARTRQNRAVIDSAGIESWLPEYEWTAGNERHTGRVDCDRLSRPERMTGTSVLTVLSFDLGTDRLGDGDPVSVAADANTVYGTPNSLYLAGQQPPRKPGLLRWRPGLRDQVTEIFQFDTAGSGRPRYLASGAVPGWLINQYALSEWDGHLRVATTLGEVWGDEGESESTVRVLRRDGGALVSVGAVGGLGRGERIYSVRYLGPVAYVVTFRQTDPLYSLDLSDPAAPRMTGELKITGYSAYLHPLPDGRLLGVGQEADGQGRTEGVQVSLFDVRDPSRPTRLDQWHLPRGWSTAEYDPHAFLHWPATGLVVLPVDAGVRLLRVDADKISEIGQVTHPVTTTDRARLRPAVHRALMIGDLLWTVSDAGLRASDPVTARSLDWIPTT; the protein is encoded by the coding sequence ATGACGCGGGCAGGCAAGGTGATCGTCGCCGGGAGCATCCTGATCACCCTCACCCTGCTCGCCGGAAGCACCTCGGCTCCGGCCCCCGGCCGACCGACCGCCCCGGTGATGGTGCCGGTGGCCGGGCTGGTCTCCTTCGACTCCTGTTCGGACGCCCTGACCGAACTGCGGGCCGCCGCCCGCGAGACGGTCGGCCCGTACGGCTTCGAGGGCGGCACCCTGTTGTCCACCCGGGCGGCCGCCGAGGGCAGGGCCCTGGCGAAGGGTGCGCTCGGCGGCAGCGCCCCGCCGGACCACTCGACGACCAACAACCATGAGGCCGGCGCGGACGAGCCGGACGTGGTGAAGACCGACGGGCGCCGCATCGTCACCGTCACCGGGGGCGGGCTGCGGGTGATCGACCCGGTCAGCCGCCGGATCACCGGCCGACTCGATCTGCCCGGTGGGAAGGCGGGCGCCTACTGGGGCTCGTACCGGCTGCTGCTGCTCGGTAACCGGGCCCTGGTGCTCGCCGAGGGGACGCCGTTCGTCGCGGTGGACCGGTCCCGGCCAGGGCCGTCGACCGAAGCGGCCCGCCTGTTCCTGGTCGACCTGACCGGTGCGCCCGCGCTGATCGGCACGTACCGGATCGAGGGCAGTCTGCTCGACGGTCGACTGACCGGCACCACCGCCCGGGTGGTGATCCGCTCGACGCCGCGCCTCGAGTTTCCGTACGTCCCTGAGGGCAGCGACCGGGCCCGGACCCGGCAGAACCGGGCGGTGATCGACAGCGCCGGGATCGAGTCCTGGTTGCCGGAGTACGAGTGGACGGCCGGGAACGAGCGGCACACCGGGCGGGTCGACTGCGATCGGCTGAGCCGACCGGAACGGATGACCGGCACCTCGGTACTCACCGTGCTCAGCTTCGACCTCGGCACCGACCGGCTGGGCGACGGTGACCCGGTCAGCGTCGCCGCCGACGCCAACACGGTCTACGGCACCCCGAACAGCCTCTACCTGGCCGGGCAGCAGCCGCCCCGGAAACCGGGGCTGCTGCGCTGGCGGCCCGGTCTCCGGGACCAGGTGACCGAGATCTTCCAGTTCGACACCGCCGGGTCGGGCCGCCCTCGCTATCTGGCCTCCGGTGCCGTACCCGGGTGGCTGATCAACCAGTACGCACTGTCCGAATGGGACGGACACCTGCGGGTGGCCACCACCCTCGGCGAGGTGTGGGGCGATGAAGGCGAATCCGAATCCACCGTACGGGTGCTGCGTCGGGATGGCGGGGCGCTGGTGTCGGTCGGAGCGGTCGGCGGGCTCGGGCGCGGCGAACGCATCTACTCCGTGCGGTACCTGGGGCCAGTGGCGTACGTGGTCACCTTCCGGCAGACCGACCCGCTCTACTCGCTGGACCTGAGCGACCCGGCCGCCCCGAGGATGACCGGGGAGCTGAAGATCACCGGCTACTCCGCGTACCTGCATCCCCTGCCGGACGGGCGGCTGCTCGGGGTGGGTCAGGAGGCCGACGGACAGGGCCGTACGGAGGGGGTGCAGGTGTCCCTCTTCGACGTGCGGGACCCGAGCCGGCCGACCCGCCTGGACCAGTGGCACCTGCCTCGCGGCTGGTCCACCGCCGAGTACGACCCGCACGCCTTCCTGCACTGGCCGGCCACCGGGCTGGTGGTGCTGCCGGTGGACGCCGGGGTACGCCTGTTGCGGGTCGACGCCGACAAGATCAGCGAGATCGGCCAGGTCACCCACCCGGTCACGACCACGGACCGAGCCCGGCTACGCCCGGCCGTACACCGCGCACTGATGATCGGGGACCTTCTCTGGACGGTCTCCGATGCGGGCCTGCGCGCCAGCGATCCGGTCACCGCGCGAAGCCTCGACTGGATCCCGACGACCTGA
- a CDS encoding Lrp/AsnC family transcriptional regulator, with translation MQIDGVDQRIIALLVADARASYADIGTRVSLSAPAVKRRVDRLRAAGVIRGFTAVVDPASVGWTTEAFVELFCAGRTTPAQIGAAVRRHPEVVGAYTVSGEADALVHLRAADIPHLEEALERLRAESFVTSSRSTIVLSRLVESPGVGPST, from the coding sequence TTGCAGATAGACGGCGTGGACCAGCGAATCATTGCGTTGCTGGTCGCCGATGCCCGTGCCTCGTACGCGGACATCGGAACCCGAGTCTCACTCTCCGCTCCGGCCGTCAAGCGGCGGGTGGACCGGCTGCGGGCCGCCGGGGTCATCCGGGGATTCACCGCCGTCGTCGACCCGGCCTCGGTCGGCTGGACCACGGAGGCCTTCGTCGAGCTGTTCTGCGCCGGCCGCACCACCCCGGCCCAGATCGGTGCCGCCGTACGCCGCCACCCCGAGGTGGTCGGGGCGTACACGGTGTCCGGGGAGGCCGACGCCCTCGTACACCTGCGGGCCGCCGACATTCCCCACCTGGAGGAGGCGTTGGAGCGGCTGCGCGCGGAGAGCTTCGTGACCTCCAGCCGCAGCACCATCGTGCTCTCCAGGCTGGTCGAGTCCCCCGGGGTCGGGCCCTCCACCTGA
- the ddaH gene encoding dimethylargininase: MVTMNPQRVPRKRTYLMCSPEHFAVEYAINPWMDVTTPVDPELAVKQWDRLRETLVGLGHEVHLLAPEPGLPDMVYAANGAFMVDGTVYGARFKHHQRTAEAAAHRAFYEAQGWRFIAPNETNEGEGDFAYLPQAHGGLILAGYGFRTELPAHAEAQEALGRPVVSLRLIDPRFYHLDVALASIDDGNIVYYPGAFSAASQKVLAQLFPDAVLAEDEDVLAFGLNLVSDGANVVLNSEATRLAGRLRAAGYTPVPVELAELKKGGGSVKCCIAELRH, from the coding sequence TTGGTGACCATGAACCCTCAGCGAGTGCCCCGAAAGCGCACGTACCTCATGTGCTCGCCGGAGCATTTCGCGGTCGAGTACGCGATCAACCCCTGGATGGACGTGACCACCCCGGTCGACCCGGAGCTGGCCGTCAAGCAGTGGGATCGCCTGCGGGAGACTCTGGTCGGCCTGGGACACGAGGTGCACCTGCTCGCCCCCGAGCCCGGCCTGCCGGACATGGTCTACGCCGCCAACGGCGCCTTCATGGTCGACGGCACGGTCTACGGCGCCCGGTTCAAACACCACCAGCGCACGGCCGAGGCGGCGGCGCACCGGGCCTTCTACGAGGCGCAGGGCTGGCGGTTCATCGCCCCGAACGAGACGAACGAGGGTGAGGGGGACTTCGCGTACCTGCCACAGGCGCACGGCGGGCTGATCCTCGCCGGGTACGGGTTCCGTACCGAACTGCCCGCGCACGCGGAGGCGCAGGAGGCGCTGGGTAGGCCGGTGGTCTCGCTGCGGCTGATCGATCCGCGCTTCTACCACCTGGACGTGGCGCTGGCCTCGATCGACGACGGCAACATCGTCTACTACCCGGGAGCCTTCTCCGCGGCCAGCCAGAAGGTGCTGGCCCAGCTGTTTCCCGACGCGGTGCTGGCCGAGGACGAGGACGTTCTCGCCTTCGGGCTCAACCTGGTCAGTGACGGCGCGAACGTGGTGCTGAACAGCGAGGCGACCCGGCTGGCAGGTCGGCTGAGGGCGGCCGGCTACACCCCGGTGCCGGTGGAGTTGGCCGAGCTGAAGAAGGGCGGAGGCAGCGTGAAGTGCTGCATCGCCGAACTACGGCACTGA
- a CDS encoding ABC transporter substrate-binding protein, with protein sequence MSQMNRRRALQLLAALGAGGLAGGCASDSEEPAEPKSTVKVGLIAPQSGPGKAVGDELRNGFELYLDLNERVLGGHPVNLLVADEGDSVKSGQAAVDGLLKQGVLALTGVSSAAVMSGIRDVIEQARVPLIGSNASPTSLQSVVYIWRTSYVLDEAGRALGRHLRDALGPDDRVAMIMPESALGGDDVLRGFRQEFGESDPRIADPVVFTSNNANPGKGAFVRDIDRALSRNPSVVFCFFAGPAAAEFVMQLRDAGFQGAIYAPGFLTEGTVLESIKPADDALGIRTALNYSADLNNAANRRFASAYRKKHSASPTTYAMASYDAAKVLDQAIRLAGSDPTPQELNLALGRIGQIDSPRGAWQFNQPRTPQQKWYLREVQHDGQVLSNVLLSELATLG encoded by the coding sequence GTGTCGCAGATGAACCGTAGGCGGGCACTCCAACTGCTCGCCGCGCTCGGTGCGGGTGGACTAGCGGGCGGGTGCGCCTCGGACTCCGAGGAGCCGGCCGAACCGAAGAGTACGGTCAAGGTCGGGCTCATCGCGCCGCAGTCCGGCCCCGGCAAGGCCGTCGGTGACGAGTTGCGCAACGGCTTCGAGCTCTACCTGGACCTCAACGAGAGAGTCCTCGGCGGCCATCCGGTGAACCTGCTCGTGGCCGACGAGGGAGACAGCGTCAAGTCCGGTCAGGCCGCGGTGGACGGCCTGCTCAAGCAGGGTGTTCTGGCGTTGACCGGGGTCTCCTCCGCAGCGGTGATGTCCGGCATCCGGGACGTCATCGAGCAGGCCCGGGTGCCCCTGATCGGCTCCAACGCCTCACCCACCAGCCTCCAGAGCGTCGTCTACATCTGGCGTACCTCGTACGTGCTCGACGAGGCGGGCCGGGCCCTCGGTCGCCATCTGCGCGACGCCCTGGGCCCCGACGACCGGGTGGCGATGATCATGCCGGAGTCGGCCCTCGGCGGCGACGACGTGCTGCGCGGCTTCCGGCAGGAGTTCGGCGAATCCGACCCCCGCATCGCGGATCCGGTCGTCTTCACCTCCAACAACGCCAACCCCGGCAAGGGCGCCTTCGTCCGGGACATCGACCGCGCACTGAGCCGCAACCCCTCGGTGGTCTTCTGCTTCTTCGCCGGCCCGGCGGCGGCGGAGTTCGTCATGCAGCTACGCGACGCCGGCTTCCAGGGCGCCATCTACGCACCCGGCTTCCTCACCGAGGGCACCGTGCTGGAGAGCATCAAGCCGGCCGACGACGCCCTGGGCATCCGCACCGCCCTGAACTACTCCGCCGACCTGAACAACGCCGCCAACCGCCGGTTCGCCTCGGCGTACCGCAAGAAGCACAGCGCCTCGCCGACCACCTACGCGATGGCCTCGTACGACGCGGCCAAGGTGCTCGACCAGGCGATCCGCCTGGCCGGCTCGGACCCCACCCCGCAGGAGCTCAACCTGGCGCTGGGCCGGATCGGTCAGATCGACAGCCCGCGCGGGGCCTGGCAGTTCAACCAGCCGCGCACCCCCCAGCAGAAGTGGTACCTGCGGGAGGTGCAGCACGACGGGCAGGTGCTGTCCAATGTCCTGCTCAGCGAGCTGGCCACCCTGGGCTGA
- a CDS encoding alpha/beta hydrolase family protein: MSLDPRAVLTRPAPEPDLTVSYGEHPDQIADLRRPLGEGPPRPLVIVVHGGFWRVEYDRRHTDALADALARLGFPVAQLEYRRTGQPGGGWPGTLIDARAGVAALPELAAEALPGRVAPVPPILVGHSAGGHLALHTAIRSPQTVGGVLALAPVADLAEAYRLDLDSGAVAALLGGGPADFPERYEVADPRITTPLSIRTVVIHGTLDEQVPVEMSRKYVAAAQELGADMHLVELSECEHFGLIDPLSLAWPQVTAAFRSLHTDH, encoded by the coding sequence ATGTCGCTCGACCCCCGCGCCGTACTCACCCGACCCGCACCGGAGCCGGACCTCACGGTCTCCTACGGCGAGCACCCCGACCAGATCGCCGATCTGCGCCGCCCGCTCGGCGAGGGCCCGCCCCGGCCACTGGTGATCGTGGTGCACGGCGGTTTCTGGCGGGTGGAGTACGACCGGCGGCACACCGACGCACTGGCTGACGCGCTGGCCCGGCTCGGCTTCCCGGTGGCCCAGTTGGAGTACCGCCGGACCGGGCAGCCCGGTGGCGGCTGGCCCGGCACCCTGATAGACGCACGGGCCGGGGTGGCGGCTCTGCCGGAGTTGGCCGCCGAGGCCCTGCCCGGTCGGGTGGCACCGGTGCCGCCGATCCTGGTCGGGCACTCGGCCGGTGGTCATCTAGCCCTGCACACCGCCATCCGGTCACCGCAGACCGTCGGCGGGGTGCTCGCCCTGGCCCCGGTCGCGGATCTGGCCGAGGCCTACCGGCTGGACCTGGACTCGGGCGCGGTGGCCGCGCTGCTGGGCGGCGGGCCGGCCGATTTCCCCGAGCGGTACGAGGTCGCCGACCCCCGCATCACGACCCCACTGTCAATACGGACGGTAGTGATTCACGGCACTCTGGATGAGCAGGTACCGGTGGAGATGAGCAGGAAGTATGTCGCCGCAGCACAGGAACTAGGTGCGGATATGCACCTTGTAGAGCTTTCGGAATGCGAACACTTCGGGCTTATCGACCCCCTCTCGCTGGCCTGGCCGCAGGTAACCGCCGCGTTCCGTTCTCTTCACACCGATCATTAG
- a CDS encoding bacterial proteasome activator family protein, with translation MDAMTEAHTAGQNDEPGRDGTGHSGTVVVVGPDGRPVGTLQTDDGPGEDPARLVEQPAKVMRIGSMIKQLLEEVKSAPLDDASRHRMREIHERSIVELKEGLAPELREELERLSLPFTEDQAPTEGELRIAHAQLVGWLEGLFHGIQAALVAQQMAARVQLEQMRSGRQALPSGPGGVALPGMPGLGQGPGGEGHSTGQYL, from the coding sequence ATGGATGCCATGACCGAAGCGCATACCGCTGGACAGAACGACGAGCCTGGCCGCGACGGCACCGGGCACTCGGGCACCGTGGTGGTGGTCGGGCCCGATGGCCGACCGGTCGGCACCCTGCAGACCGACGACGGGCCAGGTGAGGATCCCGCCCGCCTGGTCGAGCAGCCGGCGAAGGTGATGCGGATCGGCAGCATGATCAAGCAGCTGCTGGAGGAGGTCAAGTCCGCGCCGCTGGACGACGCCAGCCGGCACCGGATGCGGGAGATCCACGAGCGCTCGATCGTCGAGCTGAAGGAAGGGCTGGCGCCCGAGCTGCGCGAGGAACTGGAACGGCTCTCCTTGCCGTTCACCGAGGACCAGGCACCGACGGAGGGTGAGCTGCGGATCGCCCACGCTCAGCTGGTCGGCTGGTTGGAGGGGCTGTTCCACGGCATCCAGGCCGCCCTGGTGGCCCAGCAGATGGCGGCCCGAGTGCAACTGGAGCAGATGCGCTCCGGGCGGCAGGCGCTGCCCAGCGGGCCGGGCGGGGTGGCCCTGCCGGGGATGCCCGGCCTGGGTCAGGGACCGGGCGGCGAGGGCCACAGCACCGGTCAGTACCTCTGA
- a CDS encoding HAD family hydrolase — MEAIPRLVASDIDGTLLRDDRTLSPHTAEVLARISARGTPVVLVTGRPIRWLRLVYEQLAEPLPAVCANGAVVYDPVGDEVLRADPLAPELLAEVARRLRAEVPGVSLAVEIADGRQMRHDAHYPMRWDADETAIRAVLHPEELHSLPAVKLLARADGERDPDRFTQVVAEALAGLAEATHSSRSGLVEISAAGVTKAAGLAWYCHRLGVTAEEVLAFGDMPNDVPLLTWAGRAVAVANAHPAVLAIADEVTSANSVDGVAAYLEKVFGVD, encoded by the coding sequence ATGGAGGCAATTCCCCGCCTGGTCGCCAGCGACATCGACGGCACTCTGCTGCGCGACGACCGCACCCTCAGCCCGCACACCGCCGAGGTGCTGGCCCGGATCTCCGCCCGGGGCACCCCGGTCGTGCTGGTCACCGGCCGACCGATCCGCTGGCTGCGACTGGTGTACGAGCAGTTGGCCGAGCCGCTGCCGGCGGTCTGCGCCAACGGTGCGGTGGTCTACGACCCGGTCGGCGACGAGGTGCTGCGGGCCGACCCGCTGGCCCCTGAACTGCTCGCGGAGGTGGCCCGCCGACTACGGGCCGAGGTGCCCGGGGTGAGTCTCGCGGTGGAGATCGCCGATGGTCGGCAGATGCGCCACGACGCGCACTACCCGATGCGCTGGGACGCCGACGAGACCGCGATCCGGGCCGTACTGCATCCGGAGGAGCTGCATTCGCTGCCGGCGGTGAAGCTGCTGGCCCGGGCCGACGGGGAACGGGATCCGGACCGGTTCACCCAGGTGGTCGCCGAGGCGCTGGCCGGTCTGGCCGAGGCCACCCATTCCTCCCGGTCGGGGCTGGTGGAGATCTCGGCGGCCGGGGTGACCAAGGCGGCCGGGCTGGCCTGGTACTGCCACCGGCTCGGCGTCACCGCCGAGGAGGTGCTGGCCTTCGGTGACATGCCCAATGACGTACCCCTGCTGACCTGGGCCGGCCGGGCGGTGGCGGTGGCCAACGCGCACCCGGCCGTGCTGGCGATCGCCGACGAGGTCACCTCGGCGAACTCGGTCGACGGGGTGGCGGCGTACCTGGAGAAGGTCTTCGGGGTGGACTGA